CTATAGAATCGGCATTAAAATAGCGTTTTTAGAGACAAGATGTTTTTGAACCATGAAACAAGATGATGATCACTGTTGTGGATTTGAGTCAGGATGTTTTAACAGTAAGAGACAAAAATATTTATAACGTTAAAATAAGAAAGCTATGAAAAGACATAATTTTAAAAAGTTACAAATTTGGCAAGAGGCAATAGAATTAGTTACTTTAAATTATAAATTCACTTCAACATTGCCAGATTACGAGAGGTTTGGTTTGATTAGTCAATTAAATAGATGTGCTGTTTCTATTCCTTCAAATATATCTGAAGGGACAAGTAAAAGAACAAATAAACATTTTGTTACTTTTTTAGAGCATAGTTTAGGTTCTGCTTTTGAATGGGAAACTCAACTTATAATATGTAATAATTTAAACTTTATTTCTAATGAAACTTTTATCGATTTTGAAAAAAGAATCCAAAAATTACAACAAAAAATATCAAATTTCATAGATTCGTTAGACAAGTGATACTATTTTAAGATAAGAATTTTAAAGTATACATTGTCAGTCGTGTTTCATGTGTCTAAAACATCAAAAAAATCAAATTCAATAGAATGAAAAGAGCAATTTTTCCAGGATCATTTGATCCAATCACATTAGGTCATTATGATATTATAGAGCGCGGTGTCAAATTGTTCGATGAACTTATTATTGCCATTGGTATCAATGCCGATAAAAAATACATGTTTTCTTTAGAGGAACGTAAAAAGTTTATTGAAGACTGTTTTGCGCACGAACCAAAAATTAAAGTAGTAACCTACGAAGGGTTAACGGTAGATTTTTGCCAAAAAAACAATGTAGATTTTATTTTTAGAGGCTTAAGAAACCCCGCAGATTTCGAATTCGAAAAAGCAATTGCCCACACCAATAGAGATTTAGCACCTATAGAAACAGTATTTTTACTTACGGCAGCAAGTACATCTTATATATCATCATCTATTGTTAGAGATGTAATTAGAAACAATGGAGATTATACAAAATTAGTACCCAAACCGGTAAGAGTTAAATAAATATGCGTTATTA
The nucleotide sequence above comes from Polaribacter butkevichii. Encoded proteins:
- a CDS encoding four helix bundle protein yields the protein MKRHNFKKLQIWQEAIELVTLNYKFTSTLPDYERFGLISQLNRCAVSIPSNISEGTSKRTNKHFVTFLEHSLGSAFEWETQLIICNNLNFISNETFIDFEKRIQKLQQKISNFIDSLDK
- the coaD gene encoding pantetheine-phosphate adenylyltransferase; this translates as MKRAIFPGSFDPITLGHYDIIERGVKLFDELIIAIGINADKKYMFSLEERKKFIEDCFAHEPKIKVVTYEGLTVDFCQKNNVDFIFRGLRNPADFEFEKAIAHTNRDLAPIETVFLLTAASTSYISSSIVRDVIRNNGDYTKLVPKPVRVK